Proteins from a genomic interval of Nocardioidaceae bacterium:
- a CDS encoding aromatic ring-hydroxylating dioxygenase subunit alpha, with protein sequence MTTLTTAPERTTRRDLSGVRTGDASRDRLLGLLDARTPGRPLPGACYTDADLFELDLRLLWHRQWVFAGSVAEVPEAGDYLTVELGVISVIVLRDDDEQVRAFRNVCRHRGSRLVTEPRGAVGNLVCGYHHWTYGTDGRLLHAPQLAPVAEGGPDPACLSLRTVHVREVGGLLFICLAHEPPEDLDAPGGAIDTIAPYLAPHALDRAKVAAQVDLVEHGNWKLTMENNRECYHCDGHPELLRTFFPTWGLRDDQVPPRLMPAHQRYKAAEEDLSAVCRTRGYPRDLVDDLVEPAFAYRIAREALDGAGESFSRDGSRLVQRLLGDIDEARLGRVTFHAQPNVWVHALGDHVVTFAALPVAPDRTLVRTTWLVHADAVEGVDYDVDELTEVWRRTNEQDAALVGLTQAGVADPAYVPGPYTDGERQVDDFVTWYVARMREEALR encoded by the coding sequence GTGACCACCCTCACCACGGCGCCCGAGCGCACCACCCGCCGCGACCTGAGCGGCGTACGCACCGGGGACGCCTCCCGCGACCGCCTCCTGGGGCTGCTCGACGCACGGACGCCGGGTCGGCCGCTCCCGGGTGCCTGCTACACCGACGCGGACCTCTTCGAGCTCGACCTGCGACTGCTGTGGCACCGCCAGTGGGTCTTCGCCGGGTCGGTCGCCGAGGTCCCGGAGGCGGGTGACTACCTGACCGTCGAGCTGGGCGTGATCAGCGTGATCGTGCTGCGCGACGACGACGAGCAGGTGAGGGCCTTCCGCAACGTGTGCCGCCACCGCGGGTCCCGGCTGGTCACCGAGCCGCGGGGAGCCGTCGGCAACCTGGTGTGCGGCTACCACCACTGGACCTACGGCACCGACGGTCGGCTGCTGCACGCCCCGCAGCTGGCGCCGGTCGCCGAGGGCGGCCCGGACCCCGCGTGCCTGTCGCTGCGCACGGTGCACGTGCGCGAGGTGGGCGGGCTGCTGTTCATCTGCCTGGCGCACGAGCCGCCGGAGGACCTCGACGCACCCGGCGGCGCGATCGACACGATCGCCCCCTACCTGGCACCCCATGCGCTCGACCGCGCCAAGGTCGCGGCGCAGGTCGACCTCGTCGAGCACGGCAACTGGAAGCTCACGATGGAGAACAACCGGGAGTGCTACCACTGCGACGGGCACCCCGAGCTGCTGCGCACGTTCTTCCCGACCTGGGGGCTGCGTGACGACCAGGTGCCGCCGCGGCTGATGCCGGCGCACCAGCGGTACAAGGCGGCCGAGGAGGACCTCTCCGCGGTGTGCCGCACCCGCGGCTACCCGCGCGACCTGGTCGACGACCTCGTGGAGCCGGCGTTCGCGTACCGCATTGCCCGGGAGGCGCTCGACGGTGCGGGGGAGTCCTTCAGCCGGGACGGCTCGCGGCTGGTGCAACGTCTGCTGGGCGACATCGACGAGGCGCGGCTGGGCCGCGTGACCTTCCACGCCCAGCCCAACGTGTGGGTGCACGCGCTGGGCGACCACGTGGTCACCTTCGCCGCGCTGCCCGTCGCGCCGGACCGCACGCTGGTGCGTACGACCTGGCTGGTGCACGCCGACGCCGTCGAGGGCGTCGACTACGACGTCGACGAGCTCACCGAGGTGTGGCGACGCACCAACGAGCAGGACGCCGCCCTGGTCGGCCTGACCCAGGCCGGCGTCGCGGACCCCGCGTACGTGCCCGGGCCCTACACCGACGGCGAGCGCCAGGTCGACGACTTCGTCACCTGGTACGTGGCGCGCATGCGCGAGGAGGCACTGCGATGA
- a CDS encoding hybrid-cluster NAD(P)-dependent oxidoreductase — protein sequence MTYADIPTTWAPAVGLEEGPALRIVPDLPTALGRDVLPAEEAFEQEMVVRRVVPVTHDVLTVVLEPTVSGSRLAFDAGQYVVVGREVDGAWTERCYTISSPPTRPHLLTLTVKRMPGGVMTAWWHEECRPGDRVHVRGPLGSFAVAEHPAERYLLLSAGSGVTPTLSTLRTIADLAEDLDVVVVHSARTPTDLVCRAEVEALAVTLPRLRVHWICEEDPEGTWYGPRGRLTDDLLATLVPDLADREVLSCGPPGYMMGVRATLARLGVEPARCHEESFVLGAVGAPPEPAVDPVDPVAVVPEPRPELAAAPTEALVRFGRSGLELRCPPGTTVLEAAQQAGLAIPSSCGAGLCGTCKITLLDGRVDMSHSGGIRPREIAAGAFLPCCSTPDGDIVVDA from the coding sequence ATGACCTACGCCGACATCCCGACCACCTGGGCGCCCGCCGTCGGCCTGGAGGAGGGCCCGGCCCTGCGGATCGTGCCGGACCTGCCGACCGCGCTGGGGCGCGACGTGCTGCCGGCCGAGGAGGCCTTCGAGCAGGAGATGGTCGTACGCCGCGTGGTGCCGGTGACCCACGACGTGCTGACCGTCGTGCTCGAGCCGACCGTCTCCGGCAGCAGGCTGGCCTTCGACGCCGGCCAGTACGTCGTGGTGGGGCGTGAGGTCGACGGTGCGTGGACCGAGCGGTGCTACACGATCTCCTCGCCGCCGACCCGGCCGCACCTGCTGACCCTCACGGTCAAGCGGATGCCGGGCGGGGTGATGACGGCGTGGTGGCACGAGGAGTGCCGTCCGGGTGACCGGGTCCACGTGCGCGGGCCCCTGGGCTCGTTCGCGGTCGCGGAGCACCCGGCCGAGCGCTACCTGCTGCTGTCCGCCGGCAGCGGGGTCACCCCGACGCTGTCGACCCTGCGGACGATCGCGGACCTCGCCGAGGACCTCGACGTCGTGGTGGTGCACAGCGCGCGGACGCCCACCGACCTGGTCTGTCGCGCGGAGGTCGAGGCCCTTGCGGTGACGCTGCCGCGGCTGCGGGTGCACTGGATCTGCGAGGAGGACCCCGAGGGCACCTGGTACGGCCCACGCGGCCGCCTCACCGACGACCTGCTCGCCACGCTCGTGCCCGACCTCGCCGACCGCGAGGTGCTGAGCTGCGGTCCGCCCGGCTACATGATGGGGGTCCGGGCGACGCTGGCCCGGCTCGGTGTCGAGCCCGCCCGTTGCCACGAGGAGAGCTTCGTGCTGGGGGCCGTCGGTGCACCGCCGGAGCCTGCCGTCGACCCCGTCGACCCCGTCGCCGTCGTGCCCGAGCCGCGGCCCGAGCTCGCCGCCGCGCCGACGGAGGCGCTCGTACGCTTCGGCCGCTCGGGCCTGGAGCTGCGCTGCCCGCCCGGCACCACCGTGCTCGAGGCCGCCCAGCAGGCCGGGCTCGCGATCCCGTCCTCGTGCGGAGCCGGCCTCTGCGGCACCTGCAAGATCACGCTGCTCGACGGCCGCGTCGACATGTCCCACAGCGGCGGCATCCGCCCGCGCGAGATCGCGGCCGGAGCCTTCCTGCCGTGCTGCTCGACCCCCGACGGCGACATCGTCGTCGACGCCTGA
- a CDS encoding AAA family ATPase, producing the protein MSTGEQHSDVEVPGEILRERAEQAYADELAALAEVDDRPRPPQWRLSPWAVTTYLMGGTLADGTEISPKYVGSRRLIEVAVSSLVTDRALLLLGVPGTAKTWVAEHLAAAVSGDSGLVVQGTAGTPEESLRYGWNYARLLSEGPTRGALVPSPVMRAMESGSLVRIEELTRIPADVQDALISILSEKSLPIPEIQAEVQARRGFNVIATANNRDKGVNDLSSALKRRFNTVVLPLPDSLEDEVTIVRRRVEQLGVSLDLPAELESLAQVERVVTIFRELRSGATADRRTTLKSPSATLSTAEAISVMTNGVALSAHFGDGTVGADDIAAGLVGAIVKDPVADSVVWGEYLETVVKDRPEWRDLYRACRDLGSTSGS; encoded by the coding sequence ATGAGCACGGGGGAGCAGCACAGCGACGTCGAGGTGCCCGGCGAGATCCTGCGTGAGCGCGCCGAGCAGGCGTACGCCGACGAGCTCGCCGCCCTGGCCGAGGTCGACGACCGGCCGCGTCCGCCGCAGTGGCGGCTGAGTCCGTGGGCCGTCACGACGTACCTGATGGGTGGCACGCTGGCGGACGGCACCGAGATCAGCCCGAAGTACGTCGGCTCGCGCCGCCTGATCGAGGTGGCGGTCTCCTCGCTGGTCACCGACCGGGCGTTGCTGCTGCTCGGCGTGCCGGGCACGGCCAAGACGTGGGTCGCCGAGCACCTCGCCGCGGCGGTCTCCGGCGACTCCGGGCTGGTGGTGCAGGGCACGGCCGGCACGCCGGAGGAGTCGCTGCGCTACGGCTGGAACTACGCGCGGCTGCTGTCGGAGGGACCGACCCGTGGGGCCCTGGTGCCCAGCCCGGTGATGCGGGCGATGGAGTCGGGGTCACTCGTACGCATCGAGGAGCTCACCCGCATCCCCGCCGACGTGCAGGACGCCCTCATCTCGATCCTGTCCGAGAAGTCCCTGCCGATCCCCGAGATCCAGGCCGAGGTGCAGGCACGGCGCGGGTTCAACGTGATCGCGACGGCGAACAACCGCGACAAGGGTGTCAACGACCTGTCCTCCGCGCTCAAGCGTCGCTTCAACACCGTCGTGCTGCCGCTCCCTGACTCCCTCGAGGACGAGGTCACCATCGTCCGCCGGCGCGTGGAGCAGCTCGGCGTCTCGCTCGACCTGCCGGCCGAGCTGGAGTCGCTGGCCCAGGTCGAGCGGGTGGTGACGATCTTCCGCGAGCTGCGGTCGGGGGCGACGGCCGACCGGCGTACGACGCTCAAGTCGCCGTCGGCGACCCTGTCCACCGCCGAGGCGATCTCGGTGATGACCAACGGCGTTGCCCTGTCCGCCCACTTCGGCGACGGCACGGTGGGTGCCGATGACATCGCCGCGGGCCTGGTCGGGGCGATCGTGAAGGACCCGGTCGCCGACTCGGTGGTGTGGGGGGAGTACCTCGAGACGGTCGTGAAGGACCGGCCCGAGTGGCGCGACCTCTACCGCGCGTGCCGAGACCTGGGAAGCACGTCGGGGTCGTGA
- a CDS encoding FAD-binding oxidoreductase, producing MTSSPTTPTSSHALTADAVVVGSGVIGSAVALELARGGRDVLVLDKGPGAGHGSTSASSAVIRFLYSTFDTVATSWEAKFMWEQWADHLGVADLPAPEAPALSRFHRTGMLHLDVPAVPLEASRDLLRAAGVPFEYLDAAALAARFPHLDTGAYWPNKPVESEEFWEDAPATLGALYTPDAGYMDDPRLAADNLAYAARHHGARTAYRAEVVAVEQRGSTWHLDLADGRRVEAPVVVNAAGPWSGAFNAMAGIGSDFTIGVRPLRQEVHQVTQPPGYGTDAAPGPGVFDIDLGTYMRPGPAGAWVVGGTEPHCDPFDWVEKPEDAAPHVTTARHTAQVMRAARRLPELGVPNQPRGVVGVYDVADDWTPIYDRTEAPGFYVAMGTSGNQFKNAPIAGCFLAAIVDAVEDGADHDAEPVTYVGAHTGLKIDLGAFSRKRPVNDSSTRTVLG from the coding sequence ATGACCAGCAGCCCCACCACCCCCACCAGCTCCCACGCCCTGACCGCCGACGCCGTCGTCGTCGGCTCCGGCGTGATCGGCTCCGCCGTCGCCCTCGAGCTCGCCCGCGGCGGTCGTGACGTGCTCGTGCTCGACAAGGGCCCCGGGGCCGGGCACGGCTCCACGAGCGCGTCGAGCGCGGTGATCCGGTTCCTCTACTCCACCTTCGACACCGTCGCCACCTCCTGGGAGGCGAAGTTCATGTGGGAGCAGTGGGCCGACCACCTGGGTGTGGCCGACCTCCCGGCCCCCGAGGCGCCGGCGCTGTCGCGGTTCCACCGCACCGGCATGCTGCACCTCGACGTGCCCGCCGTACCCCTGGAGGCCAGCCGGGATCTGCTGCGGGCGGCCGGGGTGCCCTTCGAGTACCTCGACGCCGCCGCCCTCGCCGCCCGGTTCCCGCACCTCGACACCGGGGCGTACTGGCCGAACAAGCCGGTGGAGTCCGAGGAGTTCTGGGAGGACGCCCCGGCCACCCTCGGCGCGCTGTACACCCCCGACGCCGGCTACATGGACGACCCGCGCCTCGCGGCCGACAACCTCGCGTACGCCGCCCGGCACCACGGTGCCCGCACCGCCTACCGGGCCGAGGTCGTGGCGGTGGAGCAGCGGGGGAGCACCTGGCACCTCGACCTCGCCGACGGACGCCGGGTCGAGGCGCCCGTCGTGGTCAACGCGGCCGGACCCTGGTCGGGGGCGTTCAACGCCATGGCCGGGATCGGGTCGGACTTCACCATCGGGGTGCGCCCGCTGCGCCAGGAGGTGCACCAGGTGACGCAGCCGCCCGGCTACGGCACCGACGCGGCCCCCGGGCCCGGTGTCTTCGACATCGACCTCGGCACGTACATGCGTCCGGGCCCCGCGGGCGCCTGGGTCGTGGGCGGCACCGAGCCGCACTGCGACCCCTTCGACTGGGTCGAGAAGCCCGAGGACGCCGCCCCCCACGTGACCACCGCCCGGCACACCGCGCAGGTGATGCGGGCCGCCCGCCGGCTGCCCGAGCTCGGGGTGCCGAACCAGCCGCGCGGTGTCGTCGGGGTCTACGACGTCGCCGACGACTGGACGCCGATCTACGACCGCACCGAGGCGCCCGGCTTCTACGTCGCGATGGGCACCAGCGGCAACCAGTTCAAGAACGCTCCGATCGCGGGCTGCTTCCTGGCCGCGATCGTCGACGCCGTCGAGGACGGCGCCGACCACGATGCCGAGCCGGTCACCTACGTGGGTGCGCACACCGGTCTCAAGATCGACCTCGGGGCGTTCTCGCGGAAGCGGCCGGTCAACGACTCCAGCACCCGGACCGTGCTCGGGTGA
- a CDS encoding LysR family transcriptional regulator — MIDTRLRVLQVVAHRGTLAAAAHDLGYTPSALSAQLRTLSRDVGTPLLQPEGRRLRLTPAGRVLLERADALFAEWAEVHAAVLAAGGTGLGRLRLAGFSTAASALLAEVATSARDEAVETTVTVIEAEPLACFEMLLADRADIAVVVAGGPLPPSDDPRFEQQPLLVDTLDLLVPAGHRLAERESISLVEAEHEPWITDRPGSTYSDLTLAACSAAGFVPRQAHQALEWDTAASLVAAGLGVALIPRLARLPLVGSLVRVPLRGEGAPVRHVRTAVRRGTSSQPEIAWGLQCLRRTADRLTAETTA; from the coding sequence ATGATCGACACGCGCCTGAGAGTGCTGCAGGTGGTGGCGCACCGCGGTACCCTCGCGGCCGCCGCGCACGACCTGGGCTACACGCCGTCGGCTCTCTCGGCCCAGCTGCGCACCCTCTCCCGCGACGTCGGCACGCCGTTGCTGCAGCCCGAGGGCCGACGACTGCGTCTGACACCCGCGGGCCGCGTGCTGCTCGAGCGGGCCGACGCGCTCTTCGCGGAGTGGGCCGAGGTGCACGCGGCGGTGCTCGCGGCCGGCGGGACCGGTCTGGGCCGGTTGCGGCTGGCCGGCTTCTCGACCGCCGCCTCCGCGCTGCTCGCCGAGGTCGCGACCTCCGCACGCGACGAGGCCGTCGAGACCACCGTGACGGTCATCGAGGCCGAGCCGCTGGCGTGCTTCGAGATGCTGCTCGCCGACCGGGCGGACATCGCGGTGGTCGTCGCCGGCGGGCCCCTGCCGCCCTCGGACGACCCCCGCTTCGAGCAGCAGCCCCTGCTGGTCGACACGCTCGACCTCCTCGTGCCCGCGGGCCACCGGCTCGCCGAGCGGGAGTCGATCTCGCTGGTGGAGGCCGAGCACGAGCCGTGGATCACCGACCGTCCGGGCAGCACCTACTCCGACCTGACGCTGGCCGCCTGCTCGGCCGCCGGGTTCGTGCCTCGGCAGGCGCACCAGGCCCTGGAGTGGGACACGGCCGCCTCGCTCGTGGCGGCGGGCCTCGGCGTCGCGCTCATCCCCCGGCTCGCTCGGCTGCCCTTGGTCGGCTCGCTGGTGCGGGTGCCGCTGCGCGGCGAGGGAGCGCCCGTACGCCACGTGCGCACCGCCGTGCGTCGAGGCACCAGCTCTCAGCCGGAGATCGCCTGGGGGTTGCAATGCCTGCGGCGTACGGCCGACCGTCTCACGGCCGAGACGACCGCCTGA
- a CDS encoding NADH:flavin oxidoreductase has protein sequence MAHLDPLLDGFDLKGVQLRNRVVSTSHEPAYTEDGMPKDRYRLYHLEKARGGVGLTMIGGSAVVSPDSPPAFGNMLLYKDEVVPWLARLVEDCHEAGAAVMCQVTHLGRRTSNFTGDWLPLVYPSARREPQHRSFPKVAEAWDVDRIVRHYAEAAARCEASGMDGIEIEAYSHLFDAWASPATNDRDDEFGGDAERRLTFPLRVIEAIRAAVSPEFVVGVRMAMDEDLPGGLGLDDAVEVLRRYTDRGIDFLSVIKGGLESDARLAATIPSMGTPSSPFLDFAGQVRARVDVPVMHAARIGDVATARHAIRDGLLDLVGMTRPQLADPHLVAKVARGEEDRVRPCVGASYCLDAIYESGDAKCIHNAATGREGSMPHVIAPTVGRRRRAVVVGAGVAGLEAARVLGERGHRVTVLEAADRAGGQVLVAASSPRRRDLVGIVDWRLSEAKYSGVDFRFGVYAEAADVLALEPDVVVVATGGSPNRSWLPEADQALVLDTWDVLGGTGARLRAGDRVLVHDDHGGEPALDAAEVLARAGLAVEISTPERSLGIGVGSMNSPAYLKVFAEHDVTTTLARRLVGVRRARPEEGGRLVATLATDYSTDLGAIVERVVDHVVVEHGTLPNDELYRDLVPGSTNLGEVDHDALLAGAPQEVVRHDAGTYQLFRIGDAVASRNIHAAVYDALRLCLTV, from the coding sequence ATGGCCCACCTCGACCCGCTGCTGGACGGCTTCGACCTCAAGGGTGTGCAGCTGCGCAACCGCGTCGTGTCGACCTCGCACGAGCCGGCGTACACCGAGGACGGGATGCCCAAGGACCGTTACCGCCTCTACCACCTCGAGAAGGCCCGCGGCGGCGTCGGCCTGACGATGATCGGCGGCTCGGCGGTCGTCAGCCCCGACAGCCCGCCCGCGTTCGGCAACATGCTGCTCTACAAGGACGAGGTCGTGCCGTGGCTCGCGCGCCTGGTCGAGGACTGTCACGAGGCCGGGGCCGCGGTGATGTGCCAGGTCACCCACCTGGGCCGGCGCACCAGCAACTTCACCGGCGACTGGCTGCCGCTGGTCTACCCCTCGGCGAGGCGCGAGCCGCAGCACCGGTCCTTCCCCAAGGTCGCCGAGGCCTGGGACGTCGACCGCATCGTGCGGCACTACGCCGAGGCGGCGGCCCGCTGTGAGGCCTCCGGCATGGACGGCATCGAGATCGAGGCGTACAGCCACCTCTTCGACGCCTGGGCCTCGCCCGCGACGAACGACCGTGACGACGAGTTCGGCGGCGACGCCGAGCGCCGGCTCACCTTCCCGCTGCGGGTCATCGAGGCGATCCGGGCGGCCGTGAGCCCCGAGTTCGTCGTGGGCGTACGGATGGCGATGGACGAGGACCTGCCCGGCGGCCTCGGCCTCGACGACGCCGTCGAGGTGCTGCGCCGCTACACCGACCGCGGCATCGACTTCCTCTCGGTCATCAAGGGCGGGCTGGAGTCCGACGCGCGGCTGGCCGCGACGATCCCGTCGATGGGGACACCGTCCTCGCCGTTCCTCGACTTCGCCGGGCAGGTGCGGGCCCGCGTCGACGTGCCCGTCATGCACGCCGCGCGCATCGGCGACGTGGCCACCGCCCGGCACGCCATCCGCGATGGGCTGCTCGACCTCGTCGGGATGACCCGGCCGCAGCTCGCCGACCCCCACCTGGTCGCCAAGGTCGCACGCGGCGAGGAGGACCGCGTACGCCCCTGCGTCGGTGCGTCCTACTGCCTGGACGCGATCTACGAGTCCGGCGACGCCAAGTGCATCCACAACGCGGCCACCGGCCGCGAGGGCTCGATGCCCCACGTCATCGCGCCGACCGTGGGCCGTCGCCGCCGCGCGGTGGTGGTCGGCGCCGGGGTCGCCGGGCTCGAGGCCGCCCGGGTGCTCGGCGAGCGCGGCCACCGGGTGACCGTGCTCGAGGCCGCCGACCGGGCCGGCGGGCAGGTGCTCGTCGCCGCGTCCTCGCCGCGCCGCCGCGACCTGGTCGGCATCGTCGACTGGCGGCTCTCGGAGGCCAAGTACTCCGGGGTGGACTTCCGGTTCGGGGTGTACGCCGAGGCCGCCGACGTGCTCGCGCTCGAGCCCGACGTCGTCGTGGTCGCCACCGGCGGCTCCCCGAACCGCAGCTGGCTGCCCGAGGCCGACCAGGCACTCGTGCTCGACACCTGGGACGTGCTCGGCGGCACCGGCGCCCGGCTCCGAGCCGGCGACCGGGTGCTGGTGCACGACGACCACGGCGGCGAACCCGCCCTGGACGCCGCGGAGGTGCTCGCCAGGGCCGGTCTGGCGGTCGAGATCAGCACACCCGAGCGCAGCCTCGGCATCGGCGTGGGCAGCATGAACAGCCCGGCGTACCTGAAGGTCTTCGCCGAGCACGACGTCACCACCACGCTCGCGCGGCGCCTGGTGGGCGTACGCCGCGCCCGCCCCGAGGAGGGCGGACGCCTCGTCGCCACGTTGGCCACCGACTACAGCACCGACCTCGGCGCGATAGTCGAGCGCGTGGTCGACCACGTCGTCGTCGAGCACGGCACGCTGCCCAACGACGAGCTCTACCGCGACCTCGTCCCCGGCTCGACCAACCTCGGCGAGGTCGACCACGACGCGCTGCTGGCCGGGGCGCCGCAGGAGGTCGTGCGCCACGACGCCGGCACCTACCAGCTGTTCCGCATCGGGGACGCCGTCGCCAGCCGCAACATCCACGCGGCCGTCTACGACGCCCTCCGCCTCTGCCTCACCGTCTGA
- a CDS encoding MFS transporter yields the protein MWTVAVAAYFLAVFHRSSLAVAGLVAADRFGISASQLATFVTLQLVVYAGLQVPVGLLVDRFGPRRVLVAGAVLMTVSQAAFAFADSYAAALVARAFVGVGDALTFICVLRLVATWFDGRRVPVVTQLTAVIGQGGALVAAVPMTYALAQLGWTPAYLTAALAGVLVTVLLLLVVRDAPGARSVSGQALSLAQVRGSLAASWAHPGTRLGFWMHFVTQFSATTLGLLWGYPFFVRGEGRTPAEAGLLLSIMVVAVIAAGPLLGMRTAARPWQRSNLVLGIVAAIVVTWTVVLLWPGPAPFWLLVVLVVVAGIGGPASVIGFDLARTSNPAERVASATGVVNQGGFTASLVLVVVIGLLLDWQTPGTSDAYTPEAFKVAMSFQYVLWTLGLVQVWRWRQKARAYLRDEDPDWVAAQLALARPWRPARRRTRDEPS from the coding sequence GTGTGGACGGTCGCCGTCGCGGCGTACTTCCTCGCCGTCTTCCACCGCAGCTCCCTGGCGGTGGCGGGGCTGGTCGCGGCGGACCGCTTCGGCATCAGCGCGAGCCAGCTCGCGACGTTCGTGACGCTTCAGCTGGTCGTGTACGCCGGGCTGCAGGTCCCGGTGGGCCTGCTGGTCGACCGCTTCGGTCCCCGTCGGGTGCTGGTCGCGGGCGCGGTCCTCATGACGGTCTCGCAGGCGGCGTTCGCGTTCGCGGACTCCTACGCCGCCGCGCTCGTCGCGCGGGCCTTCGTCGGGGTCGGCGACGCGTTGACGTTCATCTGCGTGCTGCGGCTGGTTGCGACCTGGTTCGACGGGCGACGCGTCCCGGTGGTCACGCAGCTGACGGCGGTGATCGGTCAGGGCGGGGCGCTCGTGGCGGCGGTGCCGATGACGTACGCGCTCGCGCAGCTGGGGTGGACCCCCGCCTACCTGACCGCGGCCCTCGCCGGGGTGCTGGTGACCGTGCTGCTGCTGCTCGTGGTGCGCGACGCCCCGGGCGCGCGGTCGGTCTCCGGTCAGGCGCTCTCGCTCGCGCAGGTGCGCGGCAGCCTCGCCGCCTCCTGGGCCCACCCCGGGACCCGGCTGGGGTTCTGGATGCACTTCGTCACGCAGTTCTCCGCGACGACGCTGGGGTTGCTGTGGGGCTACCCCTTCTTCGTGCGCGGGGAGGGGCGTACGCCGGCCGAGGCCGGACTGCTTCTCAGCATCATGGTCGTCGCCGTCATCGCCGCGGGGCCGCTGCTGGGCATGCGGACGGCCGCCCGTCCCTGGCAGCGCTCGAACCTCGTGCTCGGCATCGTCGCGGCGATCGTCGTGACGTGGACCGTCGTGCTGCTGTGGCCCGGGCCCGCGCCCTTCTGGCTCCTGGTCGTGCTCGTCGTCGTCGCCGGCATCGGCGGGCCGGCTTCGGTGATCGGCTTCGACCTGGCGCGGACGTCGAACCCGGCCGAGCGCGTCGCGAGCGCGACGGGCGTGGTGAACCAGGGCGGCTTCACCGCGAGCCTGGTGCTCGTGGTGGTGATCGGGCTGCTGCTGGACTGGCAGACGCCCGGGACCTCGGACGCGTACACCCCGGAGGCGTTCAAGGTCGCCATGAGCTTCCAGTACGTGCTGTGGACGCTCGGGCTCGTGCAGGTGTGGCGGTGGCGGCAGAAGGCGCGGGCCTACCTGCGCGACGAGGACCCGGACTGGGTTGCGGCGCAGCTCGCTCTCGCCAGACCGTGGCGTCCCGCGCGGCGACGGACGCGCGACGAGCCGTCCTGA
- a CDS encoding SWIM zinc finger domain-containing protein → MDAWSRARALAAAPDEGVRAAAIALARPGPWSGTGASETLLWGRCQGTGGDPYQVSIDVAAPACRCSCPSRKHPCKHAVALLLLWSEGLLRAGEELPLDDPARRRARTLAERARNRAERAQNHAEGAETAREPTTQRPVKDTPAQAKRREARLELMTSGLAELELWLEDLVRGGLAEARGRPYAFWDAAAARLVDAQVPRLADEMRRLAEQLPQRSDWADLLLPAVGRWWAATQVWQRRTRLSPAQMGDLRAVLGWSYATAEVLAADAVEDDWVVLGVHHTDDGRVREQRTWMWGEQTHETVVVLDFAGGSQPMREARPVGSLVQGRVARYPGSTLRRAVFAEAPLSLGRRTALPRPGSVSDLLDRAAQARERNPFVERVPGTLAYAGLEVSHDRLHVVDEAGDALVVEGDAAAWAWIARSGGAPGPVFGELEAGRFRLLSALVETRGREELVAL, encoded by the coding sequence ATGGATGCCTGGTCCCGCGCCCGTGCGCTCGCTGCTGCGCCGGACGAGGGCGTACGCGCCGCGGCGATCGCTCTCGCGCGCCCCGGCCCGTGGTCGGGCACGGGCGCCTCGGAGACCCTGCTGTGGGGGCGGTGCCAGGGCACGGGCGGCGATCCGTACCAGGTGAGCATCGACGTGGCCGCGCCTGCGTGCCGGTGCTCGTGCCCCAGCCGCAAGCACCCGTGCAAGCACGCCGTTGCGCTGCTTCTGCTCTGGAGCGAGGGGTTGCTGCGCGCCGGGGAGGAGCTGCCGCTGGACGACCCTGCCCGACGCCGCGCCCGGACCCTCGCCGAGAGGGCACGAAATCGCGCCGAGAGGGCACAGAATCACGCCGAGGGGGCGGAGACCGCCCGCGAGCCCACCACGCAGCGACCTGTCAAGGACACCCCGGCCCAGGCCAAGCGTCGTGAGGCCCGGCTGGAGCTGATGACCTCCGGGTTGGCCGAGCTCGAGCTGTGGCTGGAGGACCTCGTCCGCGGTGGGCTGGCCGAGGCGCGCGGGCGCCCGTACGCGTTCTGGGACGCCGCGGCCGCGCGGCTCGTCGACGCCCAGGTGCCGCGGTTGGCCGATGAGATGCGACGGCTGGCCGAGCAGCTGCCGCAACGGTCCGACTGGGCCGACCTCCTGCTGCCCGCCGTCGGGCGGTGGTGGGCGGCGACGCAGGTCTGGCAGCGGCGTACGCGTCTGTCCCCGGCCCAGATGGGGGACCTGCGGGCGGTGCTCGGGTGGTCGTACGCCACCGCCGAGGTGCTGGCCGCCGACGCCGTCGAGGACGACTGGGTCGTGCTCGGGGTGCACCACACCGACGACGGGCGGGTGCGCGAGCAGCGCACCTGGATGTGGGGCGAGCAGACCCACGAGACGGTCGTGGTGCTCGACTTCGCCGGTGGGTCGCAGCCGATGCGGGAGGCCAGGCCGGTCGGGTCGCTGGTGCAGGGGCGGGTGGCGCGCTACCCGGGCTCGACGTTGCGCCGGGCGGTGTTCGCCGAGGCGCCGCTGTCGCTGGGTCGCCGCACGGCGCTGCCGCGACCCGGGTCGGTGTCCGACCTGCTCGACCGGGCGGCGCAGGCGCGCGAGCGGAACCCGTTCGTGGAGCGGGTGCCGGGCACCCTCGCGTACGCGGGACTCGAGGTGTCGCACGACCGGCTGCACGTCGTCGACGAGGCCGGCGACGCGCTGGTCGTCGAGGGCGACGCCGCGGCGTGGGCGTGGATCGCACGGTCGGGGGGCGCGCCCGGACCGGTGTTCGGCGAGCTCGAGGCGGGACGCTTCAGGTTGCTCTCCGCCCTCGTGGAGACGCGTGGTCGCGAGGAGCTGGTGGCGCTGTGA